A stretch of Brassica rapa cultivar Chiifu-401-42 chromosome A08, CAAS_Brap_v3.01, whole genome shotgun sequence DNA encodes these proteins:
- the LOC103834026 gene encoding probable serine/threonine-protein kinase PBL20, producing the protein MNCLFMFKSKKPKSRRDLKKENKDKRGRELLQKSAPELSTTRKNQTSSTSLILPTPRSLPSPTSIRDLYTERQQNRNLRVFSYKELSEATCGFDRKFQIGEGGFGNVYKATINNPTNGDSHFIPHTVAVKRLKKQSQQGHKQWLAEVQLLGVVNHPNVVKLLGYCSEDTERLLVYELMSNLSLEDHLFTRRTPTLPWKQRLEIMLGAAQGLAYLHEIQVIYRDFKSSNVLLDDDFNPKLSDFGLAREGPEGDNTHVTTARVGTEGYAAPEYVETGHLRKHSDVYSFGVVLYEIITGRRTFERMKPSAEKILLDWVKLYPVNSKSFRMIVDSKLQSKYPVAMVTRVAKLADLCLKKNDTERPTMAFVVESLSKIIEESNTGDMKSSIRESTRGVMRA; encoded by the exons ATGAATTGTCTGTTCATGTTCAAGTCGAAGAAACCTAAATCAAGAAGAGATctcaagaaagaaaacaaagacaaaAGAGGAAGAGAACTATTACAAAAGTCAGCTCCAGAATTATCAACAACAAGAAAGAACCAAACGTCGTCCACTTCGTTAATTCTCCCAACACCAAGATCTCTGCCGTCTCCAACAAGTATAAGAGACTTGTACACAGAAAGGCAGCAAAATCGAAACCTGAGGGTTTTCTCTTACAAGGAACTCAGTGAAGCCACGTGTGGGTTTGACAGAAAGTTTCAGATAGGGGAAGGTGGGTTTGGTAATGTTTATAAAGCCACCATTAACAATCCCACCAATGGAGATTCTCATTTTATTCCACATACCGTCGCCGTCAAGAGACTCAAAAAACAAAGTCAACAG GGGCACAAGCAATGGCTTGCTGAGGTTCAGTTATTAGGCGTTGTTAATCACCCAAACGTAGTGAAGCTCTTAGGATATTGCTCAGAGGACACAGAGAGGCTTTTGGTTTATGAGTTGATGTCTAATCTAAGCTTAGAGGATCATCTCTTCACTCGAAGAACCCCAACTTTGCCGTGGAAACAAAGGCTTGAGATCATGCTAGGTGCAGCTCAAGGATTGGCTTATTTACATGAAATCCAG gtAATATACAGAGACTTTAAATCATCAAATGTGCTTTTGGACGATGATTTTAATCCGAAATTATCGGATTTTGGTCTGGCTAGAGAAGGTCCCGAAGGAGACAATACTCATGTTACAACCGCA AGAGTCGGAACCGAAGGCTATGCGGCTCCGGAGTACGTAGAAACCGGACATCTCAGGAAACACAGCGATGTATATAGCTTTGGGGTTGTTCTTTACGAGATCATCACTGGTCGTCGAACATTCGAGCGAATGAAACCTTCGGCTGAAAAGATTCTTCTAGACTGGGTCAAACTATATCCAGTTAATAGCAAAAGCTTTAGAATGATCGTTGACTCGAAGCTGCAAAGCAAGTATCCAGTTGCTATGGTCACGAGAGTGGCTAAACTGGCTGATCTTTGTCTGAAGAAGAACGACACAGAGAGGCCCACCATGGCTTTTGTCGTTGAAAGTCTTAGTAAGATCATTGAAGAATCAAATACCGGAGATATGAAAAGTTCTATTAGAGAATCTACCAGAGGGGTTATGAGAGCATAG